DNA sequence from the Thermoplasmatales archaeon genome:
GCCTTTTTCAAAAATAAGAGGAATACCCGTTGATTTTGATATAAAAGGAATAATATCGATATTTTCTACATGGTACATCCATGAAAAATTTCTTGCTTTAATTGTTATAAGACATTTTATATTCCATCCATAATTCATTGCAATATACATTGCATAAATTGAATCTTTTCCTCCACTTACAAGGCATCCAACATTCATCCTAAATCATGCTCATCTTTTATATCCCCAAATATTTCTTCTATAAGATCTTCCATTGTAACAAGTCCAAGAATTTTTCCATCAATTGACTTAATAATCGCCATATGTGTTTTTCTTCTCTGCATCTCTCTTAGAATATCATCCGCATTCATATAGGGATCAATCTTTATTATATTTCTGGTTATTTGCTTAATTTTTGTATTCTTATCAATTGAAAGGGCATAAATAGCGTCTTTTACATGAACCATTCCTATTATATCATCTTTACTTTTTCCATAAACTGGAAATCTTGAATACCCTGTTTTTAAAAATTTTTTTAGGAAAGATTCCACTGTTTCATTTTCACTGACACTTACTATTTTATCAGGTGGTATGCATATTTCTTTGACTTTTGTATCATTGAAATCAAAAATCTCTTCTATTAATTTCTTTTCATCTTTTTCTATTGTTCCGTTCTTCACACCTATATCAAGCATTATTTTTATTTCCTCCTCATCAACTTTTGATTTTTCATTTTCCTTTTTAATTATTTTTAAAATCATTTTTGAAAAAGAATGCAGGATTTTTGCTAACGGGTAAAAAATTTTTCTTATTAAATATAAATGTCTCGCTATCCTTATTGCGAATTTGTAATTATTAACACCGAATGCTTTTGGCAGAGCTTCTCCAAAAACTATTACAAAAAATGTCATCAAAGCAGTGATTGCTCCTATACCAAGACTTTTAAATAAATTTGCAGATATTACACCGGCAATAACTGAAGCAGTTACATTTACTATATTGTTGCAGATTGCAAGCGAGTTTATAACTTCCTCTGGTTTTTCAAGCAGTTTTTCAAGCAATATTGCCCTATTATTGTTTTTGAGTGCCTCGCCTTTTATTCTTATCCTGTCAACTGATACAAAAGCCATCTCTGCAGCAGAAAAAAATGAAGATAGGGCGAGTAATATGAATACAGCCATTGCAAGCATCAACCACAACATTTTCTTCTGATAAAAAAGGAATTATATAACTTTTTTGTTTTGTTGTGCTGTGTTGAACAATTAGTGGAGGCAAGGAGTTTCCACTAAATTTTGAAAAAAACCGAGTTTTTTTACAAATTGATGAGCATGGTATAGAACACAAATTTCATTTTTGTTTCCTGAAACATGCCTTTAGTAGTTTTTGCTTTTGTTGTTTCTCCAAATATTCGTTTCACTCCTGAGAAAAATGTTTCTGCAGCCCATCGTTGTCCATATTTGTATTTATCTCTCAATCCCTCATATCCAAGTTCTTTTCTTTCTCTTGTACATCTGGCTCTCGCAGGACAACCTTTTGCTTTTGTGGAAGCATTTTCTCTTGTTTTGATGATTGGCTCTATTCCCTGCTTTTTTAGATAACTAAAATTCTTTCTGCTATCATAGGATGCATCCCCATATATCCCTTTATTTTTTTATTGCCAATGGTTCTCTTTGCTTTCTCTACCAATGGCTCCAGCATTTCTCCATCTGCTGTTCTCTCGTCTGTTATTTCTAGAGCCAGCAGGTTTTTTTGTTTTTACATCCACAGCAATATGCACTTTAATCCATCCTTTTCTTACTTTCCATTTATGACGTATCCATTCTCCTCTGCTGGGGACTTTCATCCCTGAAGAATAGTATCTGCCTTCAGCTTTGGATATATTCAGGGAGCTTTCTCAAAAATCCTTCCATCTGGCGAAATGGAAGAAAAGCGATGTGAATGAAAGCAAGAAATATCATGAAAGACTCTGGAAATTTATATGGTCTTCCTCTCTTTTTATAATTCATTTCATCAAGTTCTTTATCCCATGTTTCCATAAAATCCAGAGAAATATACATTTCTCCTCTCCTCACCAATTGTTCATTATATTCTTTCCAATTTCTCTCGTCTGGCATCAATATCCCCTCTTATAGAAATGCTGCAAAAATAAAAAATTTTTACGATTTATTCAACACAGCCGTTTTGTTGTGTGTGCCTTTAAATTAATGAAAAAATTGAAAGGCATTAATTTCTGTATTCGCCAATCTTTATATATTAAAAAATAATTAATCCACATGGCAAGAATGCATGCAAGAAGAAAGGGTAAATCTGGCTCAAAAAAACCAGTGGAAAGAATTCATCCTGATTGGAGTTTAAAACCAGAGGAAATAGAAGAATTTATAGTAAAAATGGCTGAAGAAGGTAAAGAGCCTGCCATTATAGGTCTTATTTTAAGAGATGTTTATGGCGTACCTGATGTAAAAGCAGCTGTTGGGAAAAGAGTTACTGATGTGCTTGAGGAACACAAAATTTTATCCCCTCTGCCAGAGGATTTGACAAATTTACTTGCAAAAAGAGAAAATCTAAAAAAACATTTACAGGAACATAGGAAAGATTTACATAATCTCAGGAGACTACACCTCATAGAATCAAAAATAAATAGATTGATTAAATATTATAAGAGAGAAGGAAGAATTCCCGCGGACTGGACATATTCCTAACCCTTTTTTTGAAACTCAATTGCCTCTTCTAAACTTATTTCCCCC
Encoded proteins:
- a CDS encoding HlyC/CorC family transporter — protein: MLWLMLAMAVFILLALSSFFSAAEMAFVSVDRIRIKGEALKNNNRAILLEKLLEKPEEVINSLAICNNIVNVTASVIAGVISANLFKSLGIGAITALMTFFVIVFGEALPKAFGVNNYKFAIRIARHLYLIRKIFYPLAKILHSFSKMILKIIKKENEKSKVDEEEIKIMLDIGVKNGTIEKDEKKLIEEIFDFNDTKVKEICIPPDKIVSVSENETVESFLKKFLKTGYSRFPVYGKSKDDIIGMVHVKDAIYALSIDKNTKIKQITRNIIKIDPYMNADDILREMQRRKTHMAIIKSIDGKILGLVTMEDLIEEIFGDIKDEHDLG
- a CDS encoding 30S ribosomal protein S15 gives rise to the protein MARMHARRKGKSGSKKPVERIHPDWSLKPEEIEEFIVKMAEEGKEPAIIGLILRDVYGVPDVKAAVGKRVTDVLEEHKILSPLPEDLTNLLAKRENLKKHLQEHRKDLHNLRRLHLIESKINRLIKYYKREGRIPADWTYS